The following proteins are encoded in a genomic region of Dyadobacter sp. UC 10:
- a CDS encoding PSD1 and planctomycete cytochrome C domain-containing protein: MRFLILRKRMRKVACRLVFFCLSCVTMLLAGCGEKTADQGVGSFDGEISYNFDIRPILSDKCLACHGPDANKREAGLRLDIAEDAYKALKENPGMHGIVPGKPALSEVYLRITTSDTSLQMPPKSSNLRLTEQEVELIGKWIKQGAKYEKHWAFVAPRKAKLPGVQDENWPKNEIDYFIMAMQERKGFSPNPEADRERLLKRLSLDLTGLPPDIATMDAFLADQSAKAYEKVVDKLLASPAYGERMALPWLDVARYSDSYGYQMDNFRTQWPWRDWVIHAFNENISYKDFITWQLAGDLMPGGGKEQLLATGFNRNHKITEEGAVDEEEYRISYVTDRSDTFGKALLGVTMECAHCHDHKYDPFTQKEYFQMFSFFNNVNEMRAVYTAIDPSVGKPESYAKKPMMEITDADVKGILDFINKPDTTRLIVSVMGDLDTLRKTYVLQRGIFNSYGEEVQAGTPLSILPFDPSFPKNRLGLTQWLFDKRNPLTARVFVNRMWQEFFGRGIVKTVGDFGMQGELPTHPALLDWLAVDFAEHNWDMKRLVKQIVMSATYRQSVVVSPEKRQADPENIYLARSPRYRIPAEFVKDVVLASSGLLNRQIGGPSVKPYQPEGLWEGATAGGDGLLSVYRQDHGPDLYRRGMYTFVKRTVPPPSMAIFDASNRDLCEVSRQKTNTPLQALVMMNDPAVLEASRVLASGLMREKTSVEQKIIKAFRRIVCRKPTEGELSVLAGYYAEEQKIMTDAKAAKLIAVGEYPVMTNIDRKQLAILARVISTIYNLEEAITKT; encoded by the coding sequence TTGATATCCGGCCGATTTTGTCGGATAAATGTCTCGCCTGTCACGGTCCTGATGCGAATAAGCGCGAGGCCGGGCTGCGACTGGATATCGCGGAAGATGCTTATAAGGCTTTGAAGGAAAATCCGGGAATGCATGGTATTGTTCCCGGAAAACCTGCCCTGTCGGAAGTTTATTTACGCATTACCACAAGTGATACCAGCCTGCAAATGCCGCCGAAATCTTCCAACCTGCGGCTGACCGAACAGGAAGTGGAGCTGATCGGAAAATGGATCAAACAGGGCGCGAAGTACGAAAAACACTGGGCGTTTGTAGCGCCGCGGAAAGCGAAACTGCCCGGAGTGCAGGATGAAAACTGGCCGAAAAATGAGATCGATTATTTCATTATGGCCATGCAGGAACGGAAAGGCTTCTCTCCCAATCCAGAAGCAGACCGCGAGCGCCTGTTGAAGCGTTTGAGCCTCGATCTGACGGGCCTTCCGCCGGATATCGCTACCATGGACGCTTTTTTAGCTGACCAGAGTGCGAAGGCTTATGAAAAAGTAGTCGACAAACTGCTGGCCAGTCCGGCATACGGCGAGCGAATGGCCCTTCCGTGGCTTGATGTGGCGAGGTACTCAGATTCTTACGGTTATCAGATGGATAATTTCCGCACACAATGGCCGTGGCGCGACTGGGTTATTCATGCTTTTAATGAGAATATTTCTTACAAAGATTTCATTACCTGGCAGTTGGCCGGCGATCTGATGCCGGGAGGAGGTAAGGAACAACTGCTGGCAACAGGCTTTAACCGTAACCACAAAATTACCGAAGAGGGCGCGGTGGACGAAGAGGAATACCGGATCAGCTACGTTACCGACCGAAGCGATACTTTTGGCAAAGCTTTGCTGGGCGTTACCATGGAATGCGCGCACTGCCACGATCACAAATACGATCCGTTTACACAAAAGGAATACTTTCAAATGTTTTCTTTTTTTAACAATGTAAACGAAATGCGGGCGGTTTACACGGCTATTGACCCGTCAGTAGGAAAGCCGGAATCCTATGCCAAAAAACCGATGATGGAGATTACCGACGCGGATGTAAAAGGGATCCTGGATTTTATTAACAAACCCGATACTACCCGCCTGATCGTGTCTGTCATGGGCGATCTGGACACGTTGCGAAAGACTTACGTGCTGCAAAGAGGTATTTTTAATTCCTACGGAGAGGAAGTTCAGGCCGGTACGCCGCTTTCAATCCTGCCTTTTGACCCGAGTTTTCCAAAGAACCGCCTGGGACTCACACAATGGCTTTTTGATAAGCGCAATCCGTTGACAGCCAGAGTATTTGTCAATAGAATGTGGCAGGAATTTTTCGGCAGGGGAATTGTAAAAACGGTGGGCGACTTCGGTATGCAGGGCGAGCTGCCTACGCATCCCGCCCTGCTGGACTGGCTGGCGGTTGATTTCGCAGAACATAACTGGGATATGAAGCGACTGGTCAAACAAATTGTAATGTCCGCTACTTACAGGCAATCGGTCGTTGTAAGTCCTGAGAAAAGGCAGGCCGACCCGGAGAACATTTACCTGGCGCGCTCCCCCCGCTACCGTATTCCCGCAGAATTTGTAAAAGATGTAGTGCTGGCAAGCAGCGGGCTGCTGAACCGGCAGATTGGGGGACCAAGCGTAAAACCTTACCAGCCGGAAGGTCTTTGGGAGGGCGCTACCGCCGGGGGCGATGGGTTATTGTCGGTTTACCGGCAGGATCATGGGCCGGATCTGTACCGGCGCGGGATGTACACATTTGTAAAGCGCACAGTCCCTCCGCCTTCCATGGCGATCTTCGACGCGAGTAACCGCGATTTGTGCGAAGTTTCCCGTCAGAAAACCAATACGCCGCTGCAAGCCCTCGTGATGATGAACGATCCGGCCGTGCTGGAAGCTTCGCGGGTACTGGCTTCCGGTTTAATGCGGGAAAAAACCTCAGTCGAACAAAAGATCATCAAAGCATTCAGGCGGATTGTCTGCCGGAAGCCAACAGAAGGGGAACTGTCGGTACTGGCAGGTTATTATGCCGAAGAACAAAAGATTATGACCGATGCAAAGGCCGCGAAATTGATAGCGGTAGGCGAATATCCGGTTATGACAAATATAGACCGGAAACAGCTGGCCATTCTGGCGCGCGTTATTTCAACCATCTATAACCTGGAAGAGGCGATTACAAAAACATGA
- the kdpF gene encoding K(+)-transporting ATPase subunit F produces the protein MAALLIVSIGVFVYMCYVLIKPEKF, from the coding sequence ATGGCAGCATTACTCATTGTTTCCATCGGCGTATTTGTTTACATGTGCTACGTGCTTATCAAACCCGAGAAGTTTTAA
- the kdpB gene encoding potassium-transporting ATPase subunit KdpB: protein MKNQNASLFQKDLVNQALKQSFIKLNPKILFRNPVMFTVEIGTFVMFVVCLWILSGNTTQGSFGYNFVILLILLLTLLFANFAEAIAEARGKAQADSLRKTREETPARLVIENKPGFAVPTQNVMSAGMKKGDIFICEAGDNIATDGEIIEGLATIDESAITGESAPVIREAGGDKSSVTGGTKVLSDRIKVMVTTAPGESFLDKMIALVEGASRQKTPNEIALTILLAGFTLVFVIVCVTLKPFADFSNTPITIAAFISLFVCLIPTTIGGLLSAIGIAGMDRALRANVITKSGKAVETAGDIDVLLLDKTGTITIGNRKATHFHAAKGVNDNHFIKAAVLSSIADETPEGKSILELANATPGTYQISQPTFIKFTAETRSSGVDFDDTRIRKGAFDSIRNLVTNAGNAFPSEIEESVKMISSNGGTPLVVSENERVLGVVELQDIIKPGINERFERLRKMGVKTVMVTGDNPLTARFIAEKAGVDDFIAEARPEDKMNYIKKEQEAGKLVAMMGDGTNDAPALAQADVGVAMNSGTQAAKEAGNMVDLDNDPTKLIEIVEIGKQLLMTRGTLTTFSIANDVAKYFAIIPALFIASIPALQGLNIMRLNSPESAILSAVIFNAVIIPFLIPLALKGVAYKPIGASALLRRNLFIYGLGGILVPFAGIKVIDLVVSIWI, encoded by the coding sequence ATGAAAAACCAAAATGCATCCCTGTTCCAAAAGGATCTGGTCAACCAGGCTCTGAAACAGTCTTTTATTAAATTAAACCCCAAAATCCTGTTCCGCAACCCGGTGATGTTTACCGTCGAAATAGGCACATTCGTCATGTTTGTGGTCTGTTTGTGGATTTTGTCTGGCAATACGACCCAGGGTAGCTTCGGGTACAACTTCGTCATTTTGCTGATCCTTTTGCTGACACTATTGTTTGCCAATTTCGCCGAAGCCATTGCCGAAGCGAGAGGGAAAGCCCAGGCGGACAGTCTGCGTAAAACCCGTGAAGAAACGCCTGCCAGACTGGTCATTGAAAATAAACCGGGTTTCGCGGTACCGACCCAAAATGTGATGTCCGCGGGGATGAAAAAAGGGGATATCTTCATTTGTGAAGCCGGTGACAACATTGCTACCGATGGAGAAATCATCGAAGGGCTGGCTACTATTGACGAGAGTGCGATAACGGGAGAATCCGCGCCGGTGATCCGCGAAGCGGGTGGGGATAAAAGCAGTGTGACAGGCGGGACAAAGGTTTTGTCCGACAGGATCAAAGTAATGGTTACCACTGCGCCGGGTGAAAGCTTTCTGGACAAAATGATCGCTTTGGTAGAAGGCGCCAGCCGGCAGAAAACACCGAACGAAATCGCCCTGACGATCCTTCTGGCGGGCTTTACGCTGGTGTTTGTGATCGTGTGCGTGACGCTGAAACCGTTTGCCGATTTTTCCAATACCCCTATCACCATCGCTGCATTCATCTCGCTTTTTGTCTGTCTGATCCCGACCACGATCGGCGGATTGCTTTCTGCGATCGGTATTGCGGGAATGGACCGGGCGCTGCGGGCCAATGTGATCACCAAATCGGGTAAAGCAGTGGAAACGGCAGGTGATATAGATGTGCTGCTCCTGGATAAAACGGGTACCATTACCATTGGCAACAGGAAGGCAACACATTTTCATGCGGCAAAAGGCGTTAACGACAACCATTTTATAAAAGCGGCGGTACTCAGCTCGATTGCGGATGAAACGCCGGAAGGAAAATCAATTCTGGAACTGGCCAATGCGACGCCGGGAACCTACCAGATCTCGCAACCAACATTTATCAAATTCACTGCCGAGACCCGCAGCTCCGGGGTTGATTTTGACGATACCCGCATTCGTAAAGGCGCATTTGATTCGATCCGTAACCTGGTCACGAATGCTGGAAATGCATTTCCGTCCGAGATTGAGGAGAGCGTGAAAATGATTTCCAGCAATGGCGGTACGCCGCTGGTGGTTTCTGAAAACGAGCGGGTACTGGGTGTCGTTGAATTGCAGGATATCATCAAGCCCGGTATCAACGAACGTTTCGAACGGCTCCGTAAAATGGGTGTGAAAACGGTCATGGTAACCGGCGACAACCCGCTGACAGCCAGGTTTATCGCTGAAAAGGCTGGCGTGGATGATTTTATCGCAGAAGCCAGGCCGGAAGATAAAATGAACTACATCAAAAAAGAGCAGGAAGCAGGTAAGCTGGTGGCCATGATGGGGGACGGTACCAATGATGCGCCCGCCCTGGCGCAAGCCGACGTGGGTGTTGCGATGAACAGCGGTACGCAGGCAGCCAAAGAGGCCGGTAATATGGTCGATCTGGACAATGATCCGACCAAACTGATCGAGATTGTCGAAATCGGGAAGCAGCTTTTGATGACGCGCGGAACGTTGACCACCTTCTCGATTGCCAATGATGTGGCCAAGTACTTTGCCATTATACCGGCCTTGTTTATTGCCAGTATCCCGGCGTTGCAGGGGCTGAACATCATGCGGCTCAACAGTCCTGAAAGCGCGATTCTGTCAGCGGTGATTTTCAATGCGGTGATTATCCCGTTCCTGATCCCGCTCGCCTTGAAAGGAGTAGCCTATAAACCCATCGGTGCCAGCGCGTTGTTGAGGAGAAACCTTTTTATCTACGGTTTGGGCGGCATACTGGTACCCTTTGCAGGTATCAAAGTCATTGATCTGGTGGTTAGTATCTGGATTTAA
- a CDS encoding porin, translating into MKSLLFTALAFAILKPAMAQDSTETKNPLTISGYAEAYYQYDFNRAPDNTAPGFLYNFNRTGEVNLNLGFIKANYTTDRVRANLALAAGTYIHANYAAEPLKNVFEANVGVKISKNADLWVDAGIMPSHIGFESAIGKDNWALTRSLVAENTPYFESGVRLGFATKDEKLYVAAMYLNGWQRIQRVDGNSTPAFGTQLTYKPPATITFNYSTFMGSDKPDSLRLMRYHHNFYGVFQLTEKFGVTTGFDYGTEQKAKGSSQYNNWFVPVLIARYSPTPKVNIAARGEYFQDKNGVIIATGTESGFKTFGVSANIDYAVFPGVLWRVEARNLNSKDRIFLERTDSGAEGISRKDNFFLTTSISVVF; encoded by the coding sequence ATGAAAAGTTTATTATTCACTGCATTAGCCTTTGCGATTTTAAAACCGGCAATGGCCCAGGATTCTACCGAGACGAAGAATCCCTTGACGATCAGCGGCTATGCAGAAGCTTATTATCAGTACGATTTTAACAGGGCGCCCGACAACACGGCGCCGGGCTTTCTTTATAATTTCAACCGCACCGGGGAAGTGAACCTGAACCTGGGGTTTATTAAAGCAAACTACACCACCGACCGCGTCAGGGCCAATCTCGCACTGGCGGCAGGTACATATATTCATGCCAACTACGCCGCCGAGCCCCTTAAAAACGTATTCGAGGCCAACGTAGGTGTGAAAATTTCAAAAAATGCCGACTTGTGGGTTGACGCGGGGATTATGCCTTCCCATATCGGCTTTGAAAGCGCGATCGGAAAGGACAACTGGGCGCTGACAAGAAGTCTGGTCGCTGAAAATACGCCCTATTTTGAATCAGGCGTAAGGCTGGGATTTGCCACCAAAGATGAAAAACTATATGTAGCGGCCATGTATCTGAACGGCTGGCAGCGGATCCAAAGGGTGGACGGTAATTCCACGCCAGCCTTCGGAACGCAGCTTACCTACAAGCCGCCAGCTACTATCACGTTCAATTACAGCACGTTTATGGGTTCGGACAAGCCCGATAGCCTCAGGCTGATGCGCTATCATCACAACTTTTACGGGGTATTCCAATTGACGGAAAAATTTGGGGTAACTACTGGCTTTGACTACGGAACAGAGCAAAAAGCGAAGGGTAGCAGCCAATACAACAACTGGTTTGTACCGGTATTGATCGCCCGCTATTCACCGACCCCAAAAGTGAACATTGCAGCCCGAGGAGAATATTTTCAGGATAAAAACGGAGTCATTATCGCCACTGGAACTGAGAGCGGTTTTAAAACTTTCGGCGTCTCTGCCAATATTGACTACGCTGTTTTCCCGGGCGTACTCTGGCGCGTGGAAGCCAGAAACCTTAACAGTAAAGACCGGATTTTTTTGGAGCGGACTGACAGTGGTGCGGAGGGAATATCCAGGAAGGATAACTTCTTTTTGACTACTTCGATATCCGTTGTGTTTTAG
- the kdpA gene encoding potassium-transporting ATPase subunit KdpA, with protein MNTEILGVIAMYTITILMAIPFGKYIAKVYAGEKTLLDTLLTPLENLFFRISGIDRKAEMNWKQHLVAMLIINLVWFLLGMLVLMNQGWLPLNPDGNPGQTADLAFNTSISFVVNCNLQHYSGETGVSYLSQLFLMFLQFVSAATGMAAAVILFIALKQKAADKLGNFYNLMLISCTRILLPASVVVASILAFNGTPMTFEGKDSMVTMQGDTVGVSTGPAAAFIAIKHLGTNGGGFYGTNSAHPLENPNYLTNMVEMFSQMIIPLAMIFALGFFLKRKKMARMIFGVMTLGFLLLCVPVVIWEVQGNPAIAQMGIDMGSGAMEGKETRLGSAASGFWSIATTVISTGSVNSMHDSSMPLSGMMQLLAMMTNAFYGGCGVGILNFFIFIILAVFISGLMVGRTPEFLGKKIEGREMKIAMIVALLHPLLILAGTALAAAFPVITSANLNNPGFHGFSEMLYEYTSSAANNGSGFEGLGDNNPWWNMTTGFVLILSRFIPIIGPVAIAGILANKKYIPESAGTLRTDSATFGMMVMAVIVIITALSFFPALTLGPIAEFFSIH; from the coding sequence ATGAATACAGAAATTTTGGGCGTCATTGCGATGTATACCATTACCATCCTGATGGCGATCCCGTTTGGTAAGTATATTGCCAAAGTCTACGCAGGCGAAAAGACGCTGCTGGACACCTTACTGACTCCCCTCGAAAACTTATTTTTTCGCATCAGCGGAATCGACAGGAAAGCTGAGATGAACTGGAAGCAACACCTGGTGGCCATGCTGATTATCAATCTTGTATGGTTCCTGTTGGGTATGCTGGTGTTGATGAACCAGGGCTGGCTGCCACTGAACCCGGATGGAAATCCCGGCCAGACTGCGGATCTGGCATTCAACACGAGTATATCCTTTGTTGTCAACTGTAATTTGCAGCACTATTCGGGAGAAACCGGCGTGAGCTATCTGTCGCAGCTCTTCCTAATGTTTTTACAATTTGTAAGTGCAGCAACAGGGATGGCGGCAGCGGTTATTTTATTCATTGCTTTAAAACAAAAAGCGGCCGATAAACTCGGCAACTTTTATAACCTGATGCTGATCTCGTGCACGCGGATCCTGTTGCCGGCATCCGTTGTAGTGGCCAGCATCCTCGCTTTCAACGGTACCCCAATGACCTTTGAGGGCAAAGACAGCATGGTAACCATGCAGGGCGATACAGTAGGTGTATCGACAGGCCCGGCGGCTGCTTTTATCGCCATCAAGCATCTGGGAACCAATGGGGGCGGATTCTACGGGACCAACTCGGCGCACCCGCTGGAAAACCCTAACTACCTGACCAATATGGTAGAGATGTTTTCTCAAATGATTATCCCGCTCGCAATGATCTTCGCCCTGGGCTTCTTTTTGAAGAGAAAAAAGATGGCCCGGATGATTTTCGGGGTCATGACCCTTGGGTTTTTGTTACTCTGTGTTCCGGTGGTTATCTGGGAAGTGCAAGGCAACCCCGCCATCGCGCAGATGGGCATTGATATGGGTTCGGGTGCCATGGAAGGAAAGGAGACCAGGCTGGGCAGTGCCGCTTCCGGGTTCTGGAGTATAGCCACTACCGTTATCTCGACTGGCTCGGTAAACTCCATGCACGACAGCAGCATGCCGCTCTCCGGAATGATGCAGTTGCTGGCGATGATGACCAATGCCTTTTACGGCGGTTGCGGGGTAGGGATCCTGAACTTTTTCATCTTTATCATCCTGGCCGTTTTTATCAGCGGGTTAATGGTGGGACGTACGCCTGAGTTTCTGGGTAAAAAGATTGAAGGCCGCGAAATGAAGATTGCCATGATCGTTGCATTGCTCCACCCGCTGCTTATCCTCGCAGGAACCGCGCTGGCAGCTGCTTTTCCTGTCATCACATCTGCTAATCTGAATAACCCGGGCTTTCACGGGTTTAGCGAAATGCTTTACGAGTACACATCATCGGCAGCCAACAATGGTAGTGGATTTGAAGGGCTGGGTGACAATAACCCCTGGTGGAACATGACGACTGGTTTTGTGCTGATCCTTTCCCGCTTTATTCCGATCATCGGGCCGGTGGCGATTGCAGGGATTTTGGCGAATAAAAAGTACATCCCGGAAAGTGCAGGTACGCTACGCACCGATTCAGCCACATTTGGAATGATGGTCATGGCTGTCATCGTCATCATCACCGCCCTCTCATTTTTTCCCGCACTGACACTAGGGCCAATCGCCGAATTTTTCAGCATCCATTAA
- a CDS encoding K(+)-transporting ATPase subunit C, with protein MKTNIFPAIRLTFVTLLFFSVVYPAVIWAIARLAPNHGQGEVVTANSKKYYANIGQTFTEDQFFNGRPSAVDYNAAGSGGSNKGPSNPEYLKVVQARIDTFLVHNPGIDKKDIPVELVTASGSGLDPDISPKAALVQVKRVAAARKMSEEKITRLVSAHIEKPLLGMFGPEKVNVLSLNLALEKL; from the coding sequence ATGAAAACGAACATATTTCCCGCAATCAGATTAACCTTCGTAACGCTGCTGTTTTTCAGCGTGGTGTACCCGGCTGTGATCTGGGCAATTGCCCGGCTGGCACCTAACCATGGACAGGGTGAAGTGGTCACTGCGAATAGTAAAAAGTACTACGCGAACATTGGCCAGACCTTCACAGAAGACCAATTTTTCAATGGCCGCCCGTCGGCTGTGGATTATAATGCCGCAGGAAGCGGTGGCAGTAATAAAGGGCCATCTAACCCGGAATACCTGAAAGTTGTGCAGGCTAGGATTGATACTTTTCTGGTACATAACCCCGGAATCGACAAAAAGGATATTCCGGTAGAGCTGGTTACAGCGAGCGGCAGTGGCCTTGATCCGGACATTTCACCCAAAGCCGCATTGGTACAGGTAAAAAGGGTGGCGGCTGCCAGGAAAATGTCAGAAGAAAAAATTACCCGGCTTGTCAGCGCGCACATTGAAAAACCACTTCTGGGCATGTTTGGCCCTGAAAAAGTGAATGTGCTGAGCCTGAACCTGGCTTTGGAAAAATTATAA
- a CDS encoding DUF1501 domain-containing protein yields MQNEIIEHCLNFNRRRFLSKLSLGIGSAALGSLLIPDLFSKNADGAGADFAPGIPHFAPKAKRVIYLFQNGAPSQLESFDYKPKLREMHGQDLPESVRGGQRLTGFTATQASLPMVGSFVDFQQYGQSRAWISDLFPHTAKIVDDICIVRSMHTEAINHDPAITFFQTGAQQGNRPSMGAWLSYGLGSENKNLPAFTVLISRGKGNSQGVYSKLWSNGFLDSIHQGVQFSKGENPVLYLNDPDGMDKTDRRRMLDKLSSLNEMAHQELGDPEITSKIRQYEMAYRMQTAVPETLDISKEPDDIIRLYGPECMIPGTFAANCLLARKLSENGVRFVQLYHQGWDQHADLPRDISWQAKDVDQASAALVTDLKQRGLLDETLVIWGGEFGRTNFSQGALTKDNYGRDHHPRCFSIWMAGGGVKPGIVYGETDEFGYNVIKDPVHVHDFQATVMNQLGLDHEKLVFKHLGRRFRLTDVSGKVIRDILG; encoded by the coding sequence ATGCAGAATGAAATCATTGAACATTGCCTGAATTTCAACCGGCGACGGTTCCTGTCTAAACTCAGCCTGGGTATCGGCAGCGCCGCCCTGGGTTCACTGTTAATACCAGACCTGTTCAGCAAAAACGCCGACGGAGCGGGAGCTGATTTTGCGCCCGGCATTCCGCATTTCGCACCGAAAGCGAAACGTGTGATCTATCTTTTTCAAAACGGCGCCCCGTCGCAACTCGAATCCTTCGATTACAAGCCGAAACTGCGCGAAATGCATGGTCAGGACCTGCCCGAATCCGTGCGCGGCGGTCAGCGTTTGACTGGCTTTACGGCCACGCAAGCTTCGCTGCCGATGGTCGGCTCTTTCGTTGATTTTCAGCAATATGGGCAGTCGCGTGCGTGGATCAGCGATCTTTTTCCGCATACCGCGAAGATCGTCGATGATATCTGTATTGTCCGTTCCATGCATACGGAAGCAATCAATCACGACCCGGCGATTACATTTTTCCAAACCGGCGCGCAGCAGGGAAACCGGCCCAGTATGGGCGCGTGGCTGAGTTACGGATTAGGGAGCGAGAACAAGAATTTACCTGCGTTCACCGTACTGATTTCGAGGGGGAAAGGAAATAGCCAGGGGGTATATTCAAAATTATGGTCAAATGGCTTCCTCGATTCCATTCACCAGGGCGTGCAGTTCAGTAAAGGTGAAAATCCGGTGCTGTACCTGAACGATCCCGACGGAATGGACAAAACCGATCGCCGCCGCATGCTCGACAAGCTTTCGTCGCTGAACGAAATGGCGCACCAGGAGCTGGGAGACCCGGAAATTACCAGCAAGATCAGGCAGTACGAAATGGCTTACCGGATGCAAACCGCCGTGCCGGAAACGCTTGATATTTCCAAAGAGCCCGACGATATTATCCGGCTTTACGGCCCGGAATGCATGATCCCCGGTACTTTTGCAGCGAATTGCCTGCTCGCGCGGAAATTGTCGGAAAACGGCGTCCGTTTTGTGCAGCTGTATCACCAGGGGTGGGACCAGCACGCCGACCTGCCCCGTGATATCAGCTGGCAGGCGAAGGACGTCGACCAGGCTTCGGCGGCTTTGGTCACGGATCTCAAACAGCGCGGGTTGCTGGACGAAACGCTGGTGATCTGGGGCGGGGAATTTGGCCGGACCAATTTTAGCCAGGGTGCGCTTACCAAGGATAATTACGGCCGCGATCACCATCCCCGCTGTTTCAGTATCTGGATGGCGGGCGGTGGTGTAAAGCCCGGGATCGTGTACGGCGAAACCGACGAGTTCGGTTATAATGTAATCAAAGATCCCGTGCACGTCCATGATTTTCAGGCAACGGTGATGAACCAGCTTGGGTTGGATCATGAGAAGCTGGTATTCAAACATTTAGGTCGCAGGTTTCGGTTGACGGATGTATCGGGGAAGGTGATCAGGGATATTTTGGGGTGA
- a CDS encoding universal stress protein, which yields MSETNPGAQHFLDLIKRSRRGKFKIYMGMSAGVGKTFRMLQEAHALLRNGIDVKIGYIETHNRKETHDLLDGLPIIPRRKLFYKGKELDELDVQAVISLRPEVVVVDELAHTNIEGSKNDKRWQDVLEILEAGINVISAVNIQHIESLNEEVKAITGVEVKERIPDSVLSAADEVVNIDLTADELITRLKEGKIYKPEKIQTALNNFFKADHILQLRELALKEVASQVERKVESEIPKLVASKREKFLACISSNENTARHVIRKTARLASYYNSKWFVLYVQTPKESQDKIALDKQRHLINNFKLATEMGAEIIRVQDANISEAIIQVAEQREITTICLGKPHINLLRVILATNLFNNLLKKLSSSDIDLVILS from the coding sequence ATGTCCGAAACCAATCCAGGCGCACAGCATTTCCTGGACCTGATCAAAAGATCCAGGCGCGGAAAGTTCAAGATCTACATGGGTATGAGCGCTGGCGTGGGCAAAACATTCCGGATGTTGCAGGAAGCACATGCGTTGCTGCGCAATGGTATTGACGTTAAGATCGGCTACATTGAAACTCACAACCGCAAAGAAACGCACGATCTGCTTGATGGCCTGCCCATAATCCCGCGGCGCAAGCTTTTTTATAAGGGAAAAGAACTGGACGAGCTCGATGTGCAGGCAGTGATCAGCCTGAGGCCCGAGGTGGTGGTGGTCGACGAGCTCGCCCATACCAACATAGAGGGAAGCAAAAACGATAAACGCTGGCAGGATGTCCTGGAAATCCTGGAAGCCGGGATCAATGTGATCAGCGCCGTTAATATCCAGCACATTGAATCGCTGAATGAAGAAGTGAAAGCGATCACCGGGGTGGAGGTAAAGGAGCGGATCCCGGATAGCGTATTGAGTGCGGCAGATGAAGTAGTTAACATTGATCTGACGGCCGACGAGTTGATAACCCGCTTGAAAGAAGGCAAAATTTACAAGCCGGAAAAAATCCAGACCGCGCTTAATAATTTCTTCAAAGCCGACCATATCCTGCAACTCCGCGAGCTCGCTTTGAAAGAAGTGGCCAGTCAGGTGGAACGTAAAGTGGAATCCGAGATTCCCAAGCTGGTTGCGTCTAAAAGGGAAAAATTCCTGGCCTGTATCAGCAGCAATGAAAATACCGCCAGGCACGTGATCCGCAAAACGGCGCGGCTGGCCAGCTATTACAACAGCAAATGGTTTGTACTTTACGTACAGACGCCAAAAGAAAGCCAGGACAAGATTGCCCTTGACAAGCAGCGGCATTTGATCAATAACTTTAAGCTTGCCACTGAAATGGGTGCGGAGATTATTCGTGTGCAGGATGCCAATATTTCGGAAGCCATCATCCAGGTTGCCGAACAGCGTGAAATCACAACGATCTGTTTGGGTAAACCTCACATTAATCTGCTCAGGGTAATACTGGCTACCAACCTTTTTAATAATCTGTTAAAAAAACTGTCATCTTCGGACATAGACCTTGTTATCTTGTCATAA